GGATATTAAGAGCTGATCAAACGATCTGCACTAGTTCGGAATGTCGTTTAAACGACACACGTGAGTGTGGACAAAATGAAATTTTATTACGCGAAGTCATCAACTTGGATTTCTTCATAACTCACCATCTACCTTTATGACTGCGTTTTAATAAGCTGTGTTTGAAAGCTACTCTTCTAGCATTTTTATTGAACAGTGTAGTACTTGACTCTGAACattttattttcattcttttgttgcCATTTAACAGAGTGGCAAGAGATCTCCTCTGCATGTCATGTCTTTACTAAAAGACATCGTCACGGACACATGCCAGAAATCTTTAAAATGATTGTATCACTCCTGGAGCTTCGGACATtttttgaaaataaagtatctaCGTATATGGACGAGGAAGTAGCTTAATTTAAGATCAGTAGTCATAAGAAACAGTCTATCTATCTAAAAGTATCGGTTATTGAATTTATCTATCTATCTAAATGTGTCTATTATTAAATTTATCCAGCTATTTAAATGTATTGTTATTATTAAATGAATATCTTGATAATTTCAGGAATAAAAATAAATCCTACATGTACATATTTCATAACGATAAAAataattctttttctaattttGAATATATCATTGAATAATTTAGCGTAAAAACTTGAACGAACAAATATCTTCCATTGTCTGTGTCGAATAAATTTAATACCCTTGCAGGGTGGTATAATACAGACCACTAAACCGCAGGTCGTGGCGTCGAACAACGAGATTCGCACGTTGCCACGCGACAGTCGTTTCGATAGAGGTAGCGAGTAATCGAATTTCCGAGAAACTAGTCGACTACGAAGGGCGACCTACCTTCGTCCCACTCTATTCGAAACTCCACTCCGCTATTTACTCGATACAATCGCCTTCTCATTGATAAGCCGGCTAGCGAGTCGTTCAGCGGATGAAAGTGCAACAGAAACAGGTTTACGTGCCCTCTGCTGGACGCGAAATCGTCCAGACGTAAACGCAAGGGACGGTCGTGGGGGTTGTAGGTGCTACAACTCGTCGTGCTTCTCATCGAGCCGTAGCTATCTTACGCAGTCCGTCCCTCTCGTTGGCATTTAATTAATTTCGTCGGATGTTAAAAGCGAAAGGAAGTACCGCGTGAAATCGATGGATGTCAGTGTCGCGACTGCACCAGACAGCGTCTAACTTCCGATCTCTTTCGATCAGCCGACTCTTGAATGACGCTTCCGCTCCTTGGTCTGTGTTCTTAGCTGTTTATTTAATTGTTTCTCCTTTTAGTTTAATTGGCTCGCTGCCTCCACCCTCGCTTTTGTGCCCGTCCAATTATCTTCTCATTCATCTACGCAGCTGCTTCCACGGTTACTCGTTCTTTCATCCGTCTGTTAATTGCTGTCTGCCTACCGAGCTTGACCTGATAAGTGCGGGAGCCATTAGTGATCTTTTCTCCGTACATAATCATCGTTTCCTTAGTTTTCCTCTATCGAAGTCTTTCTATCGTTTCTATCTACGTAAATGAATTCGTCACGATATCGTATAAAGATTGTAAAgcgataaaaaataaaaagtggAATTCAAACAATACCAAAGAACAATGCGCACTTATAAACGTTAATAGACAAAAAGATATTGAACGAATTTCTCTGATCGGAAGAAGAAATCTATCTATCTAAAGAAAAAGATATTCAAGATATGATAATAAAAGAAATGTACGTCTGACCGAACGAGCTGATTCCTGAAACAAACTGTAACGAACACCAGAAACGACACGGCATCGGTGGAATACAGCCGCAGTGAAGGCGGTCGTAAAATGGTCGGCGGAAATAAACAGAGCGAAGAAACCGCGCGCGTCCCAAGAGCAGACAGCGCGTCTACAGACCCGTCTGACCAACGAAATCGCAACTACTGCCGCGTGCACGCGGCTGACCGATTTGCAGTGCCTCCACTGGCGGCGGACAGGATCGGTGTCGCGGATTGGCTGGCGGCGACGTAACAACCGTTCGAATTAGGCCATTGTAACACGGCCCGTCCGGGGAATTAATTAATACGCGAGTCATCGATGACGCGGCCATCCGATTATTGGCTGACGCCCCGCCCCGCCCCGGCCCTCCATTATGCGACGCGCTACCACCGCGCCGTGGAACTCGCGTTGCGGTGTCGTTAACGATGTGGAGCGATTCGATAAATGTTTGCCCGTGCTCATCGACACTCCATAGACGTCAGCGTTTGAAAGGACACCTGAAATTGCGGTGAATTACCGACCACCTGGCCCCGACCGATTGTCCCATCCGGATTTGTTTGAAGTCCAGTTTGATACGTGCCTGGAATCGGTTAATAGATTCCCGAGGCTTATTCTACCGCTACGTTACTCGCGACGTATTCTACCGCGCATTCCCAGGGATACAAGATTAATCGTAACGATATGAAAATTTCTACGGTCTACCGGTCTGCGATACCGCTTTTTGGGAATAATAAACGAAGGAGTACTCATTTATCGATTGCGATCAATCGTTTCTTTCCGCCTGCAATGCAGTTATCTTCTGTAATTACGTTTATAAAATTACCGTAACGATCGATTAAACTAGAATCACTTTCTAATTATTATTGTAAGAACGATTATCATACTTTTAAACCGTATTCCATATCTACAATCAATATCTGCGTATTATAGTTCTGCTTGTGCAATTATTTTAACGAATAGAAAAAGAGGCTTCAGTTGTTCGTAATGGAAGAAAATGGAAAAGAACGACGAGAAAATCgtggaaagaaaaaggaaatagCCGCGTATACGCGTGTAACTTTTATACGGAACGGGTTGTTCATTAATCAAGCAGAGATAAAGAGCGGCGAGCATCAAACTATATATCTTGCGCGAGCAATGACAAAAGAATTTAATTCCATCGTTCGTGATAAAAGAAACCGACCGCCGGTGTTATTTACTCGCCGACGGAAATGGTGCAGCAAGTAGCGATACATTATCCTTAAATGCGGCGAATTTGTTCCTTCATAGTCCGGAATCTATTTCGTCGGGGTGCCGCAATGATTCTCCTGGCAAACGTACAACTCTGATAACGTCCTGTGAAATAGCGCTGGATTTCTCGCTTTTTCTGCTAGAAAAATTAAAGGCACAATTATGTTCCGATCTTTTCCCATCTTTTCATCCCTCCAGGCGAGTCGGTGACGCCTTGAAAATTTATACAGTGATAATAATAATTTCAATTTTATATTTCTGTTTTTGATACGCATCACAAGGAAATTTACTCGTACGAACGCAAAGTAATTTCTCTCCGATGCCACGTAAAAACGCGAAGCAAACACGAAACGTTTATCGGTATCGCGCAAGTTTTTATACGTCATGGACGGAAATTGAATAATAGCAAGGCAGTGGGACAATTACCGCGAAGCCATCGCGATGATTTCAATATCATAAATGGGACCAGTTTCGTCTCCCGGCTGGGACGAATTTTTCCACGCTACAGCTGCCACTTTCGAAATTGACTCGGTTTTTTCTCCGGTCTTTCCTGAACAGGATATTAGAAGTCCGACCTCGTTACATTTCACGCTGACACCGGAGGGGCTCGATCGACCACACGTCGCCCTTCGTGCCGTCCAACTTTTTTGTTTTTACTCTCCTCGCTCTTTTTTTCTGAAGCAACATGCCACTCTGTGATGAGTGTGTTTCGAGAGAAAATGTTATGACCGCGGCTTATCATTATTTATCGTCGTGTCGATCGAAGAATGCCTCGAGTGGAGTTAAAAAAGATTGTTTGATTGTAGTATCGGAGAGTACACCTCTGCTCCTACGAGTTCTCGGAATCGCAGACGGTGTCTCGCCAATGGAAATTAGCAGATACGCTCGAGAGGACGTGCCTTTTTTATCGTAGACGGCCGGACGGAAACATTCTTCTTCGTTTCGGATCATCGACAGACGCGAATGCCGGAGACACGTCGTTGTCGATGGCAGATCCTTTTTCTTCCGAGTGCTCGGGACGATTTTCAAGAGGGAATCGGTTTCATCGGATGCAGATTTAATGCCGTGCACGACGGAAAACTGATAGGTACCCATTGAATATCGGGCTTATatcggtggacggcgatacttTATACGAGCGTTATTGAAATATCGTCGCGAGCAGAATTATTGCCACTCGCGTGCCGTATCCACCTCTCGTTCTCGCCCTCCCTTTTCCCTTCGCTATCAACCCTATACGCTCGACGCTTCCACGTTTCGCGTTCCAGACTTTCGTTCTTCCTCCCTTGCTAATACCAAACGTTCTGCGAATTCTTCGCGTGCATGAATACGTATAATGTCCACAAAAAGAGCCAGTAAATTGTACGTGTCGTTACATTCTAGTTTCCGCTTGAACGAACGGGGCTTGCCTCTGGCACCTGGTGTTACTCCTTTCGCGTTCCACTTCTTGCATTTTTTAGTTTTCGACGTTTTAACGAGGCACGCGTCAGAGCGAGGGCTTTCAGAAATTATACATTATAAATGGCGAAGCGGGCCGTTTAAAGCACGGAGATGGATGGTTTCGAGTAAACCTCGCACGACGTCGCGCTTTTTTTTACATCTCGCCCACTTTGTTATACGGGCGTATATTCGTTTACTTCACGCGTTTCATGTTATTTTCgtccccttttttttttgctttttttctgGTTTCGCGCGAGGAAAACGAATCTGATCGTGCCGCACAGCGCGCGCGATAATTGTAGagatgaattttatttttcggTTCGCTCGAAGCATGACTGATTGCTTGTTGTCGGCGGATGGATATCAATGGGATTCATTATTTTCAGAAAACTTCGGTTCTCGCATCGCTCACACGGTAGACTGGTTAAATCGGATATCCGATGAAAATCAGCAAACCAATTTACTCGGTATGCCCGAACGATCTTTCGGCTGATCAATCTGCGTCGGACACTCGAATTAGCCGTTTACATGAATTAATTCACGCGTGCGTGAAGTGCTGTTTGCATTTTATTGACGCTCGCGCGTCCGTACGTAAAATGCGCCAATTTGGATATCCTTATGGGACATGGAACTAATTTCAGAATTAAACTTTTCGTTTACGGAACCATGTCTTTCCGACCCATTAACTCATAATTGCTCGCGAACAGAGTAATCTCATCCAGAGAAAGAAATGATTTCAAGAGACCATTGTGGAAATCATGTAAATGACATCGTGTGAAACATATGCAATACAAATCtgaacaaacgctatttaaagttGAAATGATATTTCTAAAGTTAAGAAATTCTGACAATTGTACACCCCATATAATAACAATAAGGACAAGAACAAAAGAAAAACTGTATCAGTCACTATAATCCATTATTAATAATTCGTTTGTTcataagaaaagaagaaaaagatacCTGCTCGCAGTTTCACAATTTCATTCGTTTCATCAGAAACTACTCGATAACGTGATGATATAGAGTAATAAAACGATACGAGTATAAAATGAGacttaaaaaagagaaaaaaaactaGTCTAATAAATGCGTAGAGCAGTATGAATTCAAATAACTCGAGGCTTCGTGGGTCAGAATCAGTGGAACTTTCGAAACGCGTCCGTCCTTGTTGCCCCTTCTATTATTATCTTATATATTACATTTTGCATATTCTATCGTCAGTCGACGTGTCTCCGTTGAAAATTTGCATACCCAGAGCTGCGCTGGCGCTCGTACCACTCGCTTTTATCGAGCTTCCCGCTTTTCACGCCACGGTGGGAAATGAACCTCGCCTGATCCGAGCGCGTGACACGCGTCGACTTAACGTTATTACGTGGTCACAGCGTCATTTAATCGCGAGTGAGTTTCAGGTGCAAAGTGCTTTCTAAATGAAAGATAGCTCTTTCCATTTTCGCCTTTAAAATgggtatttgaaaaaaaaatagtgGAATGTTAGGAACAATCGTTCCGCTCAAAGGAATAAAAGTTGAAGCAGGGGTCTCTCTTCGCGATCCTATGTTCAGCGTTAAATAACGTGAATTCAGTGGCTAATATTAAGAGAAGGTTGATATTCGATGCTCTCGTCAAGTATAATATTGTTTTACATGACACGTAAGCGTTGAGACGTTCTTCTGATTTCGATGTTTACCATTGTTTATTTCGCTGGGCGCTTTGTCGACTCCGACTCTGTTAATTAGGAACTCGAATCTCAAGTCTCTAAAGCGGAGTTTAGGTATAAATTCGGAAGTGGTATTATCTCGTAACAAAGGCACGTGCTCGGCATTCGAGCTCTCCGGGACGGCTAGGAACAGTCGCAACTGTTCTTCGTTCGCTTGTTCGTATGCGCTCAATAAGTCTCGCTTCCTGTCACATGTTTCATTACAGAGAAAGACCGCGATTGCTATAATCACTGGCAATATTACCATTCTGGCTGGCTCAAATATATCTACTGTACTTTAACAAACCTTTCACGAACGTTCGAACAACCATATTATATTAAAGCAGATACATTTACTCATTAATACATTCGCAAAGTGACCTACTAAAATATTCCgttcaattttcaaattaacaTTGCAATCGATTTACTTTTCGTAACTGTATATTATGTATTGTGTATAACAACGATCTTCGAAAGGATTTCTGAGATATTGAAGAAGATCGAAAGATCGTACACTTTGATTGATTTCACTGTACGTTCGTACCCTACGCTCTCGTTGGAACCATAGCTAGTTAGGGACCTGTACCAGTCTGATTGCAGACGAGCACGCTGCATCCTAATGGGCAATGCCTTCTTATCCTCGAGCACACACAAAGAACGGAACCGTTCCGCGCCCCCATTTTTCCACCCCTGTTTTACCTTATTTCGTCTTTCGTTCCCCACCTAATTGTCTTATTAGAAAAAACCGGGACGCTTGTCCGGTTCGCAAGAAAGAACAACGTCTGACGAGGAGTCAGATCAGCGGGAAAATCAAATGAAGACGACAACCAGAAGGAGAAATGCAAATACTACGTTGTATTAAAGTAGAAAGATGAGGAAATGTAAAATACGGGTTCCTTCTATAGGGTTCTTTGGAATTTCGATCCCACTGTAGGTCACTGATCCGTTTAATCGTCTCCGACTTGATATCACCGTGCGAAAGGTAAGAATCGTGATAAAATTCCTAGCGTCTCGCGACAAGAGGTAGTACGGTGTCAAGGAAGCGAATCGTGGAAAACAGGAGGCAACCGACATCAAAGAGACCGAGTGTTCATCTATCCGGCCGGTGACAAAAGGTCAAAGAGCGGAATATCGAAATAGCCCATGGTAATTTGAATGCCATTTTCAAATAAGAGGTCACCAGAAACCGGGACAAAATGGTTCCCTCCGCCTGGTAGGTATATATGACGTATGGTGGTTAATGGAAGCTCTGAGGGGTGACGTGGCTGGAAAAACGAGGAAACGGGGAAAGAGAACGGCGGCGAGAGAGAGGAAAGGGACGGAAGAGAAGACTCGATTACACGTCACCGGCAGTCCGGGGCCTATTTGGTCGCAATCGGTTTTTCATTACCGAAAGCTTCATCGGCTTTATACCGAATTGTACATTCGGCGAGCACTCGTGAAACTCATCAAGATCGTACGTCCTTTCGAAACAGCGTTTCGCGACTTTATGGCTGACGCTGAACGAGTGGCTATTGTTTAACACTGATAGAACTCGAATTCGAGCCGCATCGAAATTCTCGGTAGAATTGGTAACTCGATGACTGGCTGGGAGAGAGCAGATGGATACGATAGACTTTTTTCTCTGTGAACGAATGTGAAAATTCATTTTtctcttcccccccccccccccctctttttttttctttttttggtgCGACTTCAAAGTTCATTATTGTATAACGACTTCAAAAGTTTTCCGAGCAATCATTCAATTGAATGACTGAAAACAAAAAATTGTAGAGCGATACAAAAATtggtcatttctatgtctgacTATATCTGATTTTAAAATAGTATTCGAGCGCGAAAGATCATCGTTCGAAAGCAAAGGACTGTTATCCATAATTTCTTTATAATAGTTTATAATAAGTTATATTATCTTCTTATCTCTGTCTTATTATCTTCAGTTtcgaaaataaaatttaaattattGTGAACAGTAAGTTGGAATAGTTTAAATATCTAATGAAATTGTTAATTCGTATAAATTATTCCTTACTTTTTATCAATTGCTGTAATATTTGAATGAATATTTCTTCTACGCAAGAAACAGTGTATATGCTGCCATCTCTACCGTATAACATGAGTAATCCTGAATGAATATATTCATGAAAGCTGTACAGAGGGCGGTGATATTAGTGAATGACCATAACGGTAGACATATATATGTGACCTGCGTACATCGCAATTAATCAGCTGATTGGTTATTTTTCTCGTGTTTTTAGACAATACGAAAATAAATTAGTGATGCGATAACATAATAAATATTTAACAATATGAATATTCGATACTTGGTTAAAAAAAGTAGTTAAAACGTTGTGAAAATCGTTGGCAGTGCACTGGAGTAAAGTAATGAAACTGTTTCACAAAACCATGTGTAAAGAACTATGAAGAAATTAACATAAGTGAATAGATAACTAATTATTCTTGATAAAACAATAAATAGCAAAAATATGTCTTCGCCAGAAAGTCTTGCAATGAAGCAGCCAATTAGGCGCTTAGAAATTCAAATTAATAATTTTAACGTGGCTATACCGCATCACGTTGATCTATTAAAACGCCATAGAAGTAACATTCAGAAAGTAAGTATCGAACAATTTTAATGCTTATGTGACAGAAATTTGCATAATTTCCTTGCTTTCGCAGTATGAAGCGCAACATGACTGGGAGAAAATGCATAAGGAGCACATAAACGTAACACGGATTATAAAACAGCTAAAGGAATTATTATATCAAATGGATACTTTGAGAGCTCAAGTTCTAGATTCCGATATTAATCAATTTGATAAATTAACCGCTAGTGCCCGTGCAAGTATTATGAATGCAGTCACAGAATATATGGGTATGATAAAAAATTACATTTTCCATTACCTTAGTTATAGCAACAATATCACGCTTGTTTGTGCTTTTACGTAGAGCTGCAGTTAAATTTGCCCATGTCACGGCCAGAGTCACCCAACAACGAAGATCAACCCAAGAGTCATCCACTTGACAATAGATATATCCAGCTGCAGGAAGAACAGCAGGACCTGCAGCGCCAAGAAGCATGTCTGCATGCTTGGAACACTCTACAAGGAGACATACATCAGTTACACCAGTTATTTACCGATTTTAACAAAGTTGTAGATGTAAGTTGtatattttacttttactttaatTGTTCAGATTTATTTTTCTACTATGCGTTTTAGTACAATTAGAAAGAAAATTTGATGTGCAAAAATACAAATCTATACTTTGTAACTTATTtttgtataacattcatttatgTAATCAGGATCAGAAGGAACTAGTAAATACAGTGGAAGACAACATAGAAGAAACAAATATAAATGTAAAACAAGGCGAGAAATTCCTTGCAAAAGCTATGAGGTATAGAGCTGCCATGTACCCATTAGCAGGAGCTGTACTTGGAACTTGTATCGGTGGACCAATCGGTTTAGTAGCTGGATTAAAAGTTGGAGGACTGACTGCTTTAGGCTGTGGTATATTAGGTAAGTTTTACTATTGTTATACTTATATCATTACATTTTGCATTCATAAAGGTTATAATACTTCTGATACATGTATGTAGGATTTACCGGAGCaactttattaaaaaaaaaagaactagaAATGCAGAAATCCCAAAGCACGACAGGACAAAGTTTAATCCAACTGAGATCCGTTCAAAAGTCAACATCCTTACCAGAAAATTTAAAAGAAACTAAGAAAGAGTTGTGACACACGCCGAAATGTGATATTAGTGAAAAGATCAAGAAAAAGAATGCTTGCAATATCGTTTAATCTCACAGCACTGATATTAATAACGCAGTATGTATTTAAAGCGTTAAGGAATATTTCTTTTTATCGTGTACATAAGACAAAG
This Xylocopa sonorina isolate GNS202 chromosome 12, iyXylSono1_principal, whole genome shotgun sequence DNA region includes the following protein-coding sequences:
- the Syx17 gene encoding syntaxin 17; its protein translation is MSSPESLAMKQPIRRLEIQINNFNVAIPHHVDLLKRHRSNIQKYEAQHDWEKMHKEHINVTRIIKQLKELLYQMDTLRAQVLDSDINQFDKLTASARASIMNAVTEYMELQLNLPMSRPESPNNEDQPKSHPLDNRYIQLQEEQQDLQRQEACLHAWNTLQGDIHQLHQLFTDFNKVVDDQKELVNTVEDNIEETNINVKQGEKFLAKAMRYRAAMYPLAGAVLGTCIGGPIGLVAGLKVGGLTALGCGILGFTGATLLKKKELEMQKSQSTTGQSLIQLRSVQKSTSLPENLKETKKEL